A single genomic interval of Oncorhynchus mykiss isolate Arlee chromosome 13, USDA_OmykA_1.1, whole genome shotgun sequence harbors:
- the LOC110487374 gene encoding zinc finger and SCAN domain-containing protein 31 isoform X3, giving the protein MSSLSYSPLDKEEVVCWTEKEALVKEEEDVTIQKQVEGEAVKVKEEEKDVSVKEEEDVAVKEEEEDAVFGVEEVTVTVKEDEDVFGMKDEEGEITVTLEEDEEEKTGDLINTSKYRERPDSHSDSRKSPSEEPDTEMPKPARRHHCSYCGNSFTRLLHLKAHERIHTGEKPFHCSQCEKSFRWLTSLKKHEKGHTQEKLYQCSLCGKSFTKLGGLTRHERTHTGGDKTYHCSQCGKRFNRLRHLNKHERIHTQEEKTYHCSHCGKTFSQSEDLESHERIERLCSDLCF; this is encoded by the exons atgagttcactaagctactctcctcTTGATAAAGAAGAGgtggtctgctggacggagaaagaagctctcgtcaaagaggaggaggatgtaacaatacaaaaacaagtagagggtgaggctgttaaagtgaaagaagaagagaaagacgtttcagtgaaagaagaggaggatgttgcagtaaaagaagaggaggaggatgcagTTTTTGGAGTGGAGGAGGTTACTGTCACAGTGAAAGAAGATGAAGATGTTTTTGGAATGAAGGATGAAGAAggggagattactgtcacattagaggaggacgaagaagagaagactggagatctgattaacaccagtaaataca gagagagaccagactctcACTCTGACAGCAGAAAGAGTCCTTCAGAGGAACCAGACACGGAGATGCCCAAACCAGCGAGACGACACCACTGCTCCTACTGTGGAAATAGTTTTACCCGATTACTACACCTGAAAGCacatgagagaatacatacaggagaAAAGCCCTTCCACTGTTCCCAGTGTGAAAAGAGTTTTAGGTGGTTAACGAGTCTGAAAAAGCATGAGAAGGGACACACACAAGAAAAGCTCTACCAATGCTCcttgtgtggaaagagttttaccaagTTAGGGGGTCTGACaaggcatgagaggacacacacaggaggggATAAGacgtaccactgctcccagtgtggcaagaGATTTAACCGGTTAAGGCATCTGAATAAGCATGAAAGAATACATACACAGGAAGAgaagacataccactgctctcatTGTGGAAAGACATTTTCACAGTCAGAGGACCTGGAATCacatgagagaatagagagactgtgttctgacttgtgtttttga